One Alkaliphilus sp. B6464 genomic window carries:
- a CDS encoding alpha-ketoacid dehydrogenase subunit beta, producing MREITFSQATLEAMSEEMKRDNRVFVMGEDIARQGGIFGQFKGLADEFGADRVRDTPISETAIMGAAVGAALAGMRPVADMHFADFMGVCMDEIFNQMAKVRYMFGGQCTVPVVVRAPDGIANRAAAQHSQSIEAWFLHMPGVKVVAPSNPADAKGLLKAAIRDDNPIIYFENKILYREKGPVPEGEYIVPIGKANVAKEGKDVTIISYSIMMKKAFEAAEILAKEGIEAEVIDLRTISPFDKETILESVKKTHRLVIIHEAVKQGGVGAEISAFVAEEAIDYLDAPILRFGAPFVPVPFSPPLEDAYKMKTSDIVEGIRKMF from the coding sequence ATGAGAGAAATAACATTTTCACAGGCAACTCTAGAAGCAATGTCAGAGGAAATGAAAAGAGATAATCGCGTATTTGTAATGGGAGAAGATATAGCAAGACAGGGTGGAATTTTTGGACAGTTTAAAGGATTAGCAGATGAATTTGGAGCCGATAGGGTAAGAGATACTCCTATTTCCGAAACCGCTATTATGGGTGCGGCTGTAGGAGCAGCTTTAGCAGGAATGAGACCGGTAGCAGATATGCACTTTGCAGATTTTATGGGAGTTTGTATGGATGAAATATTTAACCAAATGGCAAAGGTTCGCTATATGTTTGGTGGACAATGTACAGTTCCTGTAGTTGTAAGAGCCCCGGATGGAATTGCTAACAGAGCAGCAGCACAACACTCTCAAAGTATTGAAGCTTGGTTTCTTCATATGCCGGGGGTAAAGGTTGTAGCTCCTTCTAACCCAGCCGATGCAAAGGGGTTATTAAAGGCAGCTATTCGTGATGATAATCCAATTATTTATTTTGAAAACAAAATTCTTTATAGAGAAAAAGGTCCTGTTCCAGAGGGAGAGTATATCGTGCCAATTGGAAAGGCTAATGTAGCTAAAGAAGGAAAAGATGTTACGATTATCTCCTACTCTATTATGATGAAAAAAGCCTTTGAAGCAGCTGAAATCTTAGCTAAGGAAGGTATTGAGGCAGAAGTAATAGACTTAAGAACTATTTCACCTTTTGATAAAGAAACAATTTTAGAGTCTGTTAAAAAGACTCATAGATTAGTTATCATTCACGAAGCAGTAAAACAAGGTGGAGTTGGAGCGGAAATTTCAGCCTTTGTAGCGGAAGAAGCTATAGACTATCTTGATGCCCCAATCCTTCGTTTCGGAGCACCATTTGTTCCAGTTCCATTCTCACCACCATTGGAAGATGCATACAAAATGAAAACCAGTGATATTGTTGAAGGAATCCGAAAAATGTTTTAG
- a CDS encoding thiamine pyrophosphate-dependent dehydrogenase E1 component subunit alpha, with protein MAEFSKELVSDFYRTMWKIRLFEEAVEKLFLDGEIPGFVHLYIGEEAIATGVCANLTNSDYIESTHRGHGHTLAKGADLNRAMAEIFGRKTGFCKGKGGSMHIADFSVGMLGANGVVGGGYNLAVGAAMAIEYQNRKDVSVVFFGDGASNRGTFHEAANMAAAWKLPVIFVCENNQWASTTPHLTQTSVENISDRAVGYGMPSIIVDGNDVFAVYEGMKEAVERARQGGGPTFLEAKTYRIKGHYVGDPEMYRTKEEVKEQYDNNDPIKHFEKRALHDNLLTKKEMEAIKAEIEKAIEESLEFARTSPYPEVEELFNDLYV; from the coding sequence TTGGCAGAATTCAGTAAAGAACTCGTATCAGATTTTTACAGAACCATGTGGAAAATAAGACTTTTTGAGGAAGCTGTAGAGAAACTATTTTTAGATGGAGAGATTCCAGGCTTCGTCCACTTATATATTGGAGAAGAGGCGATAGCCACAGGTGTCTGTGCTAACTTAACAAACTCAGACTATATCGAAAGTACTCACCGTGGTCATGGGCATACATTGGCAAAGGGAGCAGATTTAAACAGAGCAATGGCGGAAATCTTTGGCAGGAAAACAGGTTTCTGTAAAGGAAAAGGTGGTTCTATGCACATTGCTGACTTTAGCGTAGGCATGTTAGGAGCCAACGGTGTAGTAGGGGGAGGCTATAACTTAGCAGTAGGTGCTGCTATGGCGATAGAATATCAAAATAGAAAAGATGTATCTGTTGTATTCTTTGGAGATGGTGCATCTAATCGTGGTACTTTCCACGAGGCAGCAAATATGGCTGCAGCTTGGAAACTTCCAGTTATTTTCGTGTGTGAGAATAACCAATGGGCATCTACTACACCACATCTTACTCAAACATCTGTAGAAAATATTTCAGATCGTGCCGTAGGTTATGGTATGCCAAGTATTATTGTAGATGGTAATGATGTTTTTGCTGTTTATGAAGGAATGAAAGAAGCAGTAGAAAGGGCAAGACAAGGTGGAGGACCTACTTTCTTAGAAGCAAAAACCTATAGAATTAAGGGTCACTATGTAGGAGATCCAGAAATGTATAGAACAAAAGAAGAAGTAAAAGAACAATACGACAATAACGATCCAATTAAGCACTTTGAAAAAAGAGCATTACATGATAATTTATTGACTAAAAAGGAAATGGAAGCAATTAAAGCAGAAATAGAAAAGGCAATAGAAGAATCTTTAGAATTTGCTAGAACCAGTCCATATCCAGAAGTAGAAGAATTATTTAATGACTTATATGTATAG
- a CDS encoding TRAP transporter small permease — MKKLLDNIEEYIVASSLFIMTAIAFANVLSRKLFQASWSFTEEITANLFILASMLGAAIAAKRGSHLGLSILTDLFPKKYQKFVTLISTAAAVVFCVVLIKEGFVIVMQEKATGQLTPALGWPEWIFGTFVPVGGIFIMIRFIQFGIKAFKEEGVK, encoded by the coding sequence TTGAAAAAGTTGTTAGATAACATTGAAGAATACATAGTGGCAAGCAGTTTATTTATAATGACAGCCATTGCTTTTGCTAACGTTCTTTCTAGAAAACTGTTTCAAGCTTCTTGGTCTTTTACAGAGGAAATTACAGCTAACCTTTTTATTTTAGCAAGTATGCTAGGAGCTGCCATTGCTGCAAAGAGAGGAAGTCATTTAGGTTTAAGTATACTAACAGATCTTTTTCCCAAAAAGTATCAGAAGTTTGTTACATTAATTAGCACAGCGGCAGCAGTTGTTTTTTGTGTTGTGCTAATAAAAGAGGGTTTTGTTATAGTAATGCAAGAAAAGGCTACCGGTCAATTAACCCCTGCTTTAGGATGGCCTGAATGGATATTTGGTACCTTTGTTCCTGTAGGAGGAATATTTATTATGATACGATTTATTCAATTTGGAATTAAGGCCTTTAAGGAAGAGGGGGTAAAATAG
- a CDS encoding dihydrolipoamide acetyltransferase family protein, which translates to MSKLIVMPKLGLTMVEGKVSKWHKKEGDEVKKGDLLFEVETDKITNRVEADQDGILRKVFVQQGGTAPVTGPVAIIAGVDEDISNLLSGDTVKVEAKTVDIKEVVEKAKDTVSVTRKEGEYIKATPYAKYLAKEKSIDLLGINGTGEGGRILAKNVVAYADENKVKISPTAARMAKEMGVDVTAIHAKGRVMKEDILSTVGMGEEIAAIEDKVEKVAPSNMRKVIAKRMLESWTTSPRVTYNMEVDVTSMKEFRDKLKDSFNKAGGKLTYNHILMKIASKALLEIPYLNASFNGEEIEFHHYVNIGLAVDVGEGLMVPNIKNVQDKSLLDIAVETEAIVTATREGTITPDNLSGGTFTISNIGMFGIDSFSPIINKPEVAILGVNRIVEKPVVLDGQIVIRPMMNLSLTADHSLVDGAMAARFLARFKEIVENPYLLLM; encoded by the coding sequence ATGTCAAAGTTGATTGTAATGCCTAAATTAGGCTTAACTATGGTGGAAGGAAAAGTTTCTAAGTGGCATAAAAAAGAAGGCGATGAAGTTAAAAAAGGAGACCTTCTTTTTGAAGTAGAAACCGATAAAATCACCAATCGTGTAGAAGCAGACCAAGATGGTATATTAAGAAAAGTATTCGTACAACAGGGTGGCACTGCCCCTGTTACTGGACCTGTAGCTATTATTGCTGGTGTCGATGAGGATATTAGCAATCTTTTGAGTGGGGATACAGTAAAGGTGGAAGCTAAAACTGTTGACATAAAAGAAGTTGTAGAAAAAGCAAAGGACACAGTTTCTGTAACAAGAAAAGAAGGGGAATATATAAAAGCTACCCCTTATGCAAAATACTTAGCTAAAGAAAAATCTATAGATCTATTGGGTATCAATGGAACAGGTGAAGGTGGAAGGATTTTAGCTAAAAACGTAGTAGCCTATGCAGATGAAAACAAAGTAAAGATTTCTCCAACAGCTGCAAGAATGGCTAAGGAAATGGGAGTAGATGTTACCGCCATACATGCAAAAGGAAGAGTTATGAAGGAAGATATTTTATCCACAGTAGGTATGGGAGAAGAAATAGCGGCTATAGAAGATAAAGTGGAGAAGGTAGCTCCAAGCAATATGAGAAAAGTCATTGCAAAACGAATGCTTGAAAGCTGGACCACATCACCAAGAGTTACTTACAACATGGAAGTGGACGTAACTAGCATGAAGGAATTTAGAGATAAGCTAAAAGATAGCTTTAATAAAGCAGGCGGAAAGCTTACTTATAACCATATTTTAATGAAGATAGCATCGAAAGCTTTATTGGAAATACCATATCTTAATGCTAGTTTTAACGGAGAAGAAATCGAATTTCATCACTATGTTAATATTGGTCTAGCTGTTGATGTAGGAGAAGGATTAATGGTGCCAAACATAAAAAATGTACAGGATAAGTCTCTTTTAGATATTGCTGTAGAAACAGAAGCCATAGTTACAGCTACTAGAGAAGGAACAATTACCCCTGATAATTTATCTGGTGGCACATTTACAATTTCAAATATAGGAATGTTTGGTATTGATTCTTTCTCACCAATTATAAACAAACCAGAGGTCGCTATATTAGGTGTTAACAGAATTGTTGAAAAACCAGTAGTATTAGATGGACAGATTGTTATTAGACCAATGATGAATTTAAGCTTAACTGCAGATCACAGTTTAGTTGACGGTGCAATGGCAGCAAGATTTTTAGCAAGATTTAAGGAAATTGTAGAAAACCCTTACTTGCTATTAATGTAA
- a CDS encoding TRAP transporter large permease has translation MSIPVILFGSFVILLLLNVPIALSLGLSSLAAMLANGTLLTMLPMQLHTSIGKFTLLAIPFFILAGNVMEKAGISERLINLADKTVGHKKAGLAIVAVITSCFFAAISGSGPATVAALGAILIPAMIKSGYDKGMSASLLATSGAIGIIIPPSIAFVVYGSIAEQSIGRLFIAGITPGLLIGAALIIASLILCRKMPIEQKEKAPKEEVWEALKDAFWGLMMPVIILGGIYGGIFTPTEAAAFSAVYGILVGIFVYKKINFKGFIDLLVESSVQSAVVLFIVASASVFAWIVTTEGIADMAGEAILTFSGGNKFLFLLFVNIILLIAGCFVDAVSAFYLFVPILLPVALELGYDPVAFGVLMTVNLAIGQVTPPVGVNLYVASPIAGINLKEISKSVMPFILAAIAVLLLITYVPQVTLLLPNLMGVK, from the coding sequence ATGTCAATTCCTGTTATCTTATTTGGTAGTTTTGTTATTCTTTTATTATTAAACGTACCTATAGCTTTATCCCTAGGTCTATCTAGCTTAGCGGCCATGTTGGCTAATGGCACATTACTAACTATGCTTCCAATGCAGCTTCACACCTCTATTGGTAAGTTTACACTATTAGCTATTCCTTTCTTTATTTTAGCGGGAAATGTAATGGAAAAGGCAGGTATATCTGAAAGACTAATTAATTTAGCGGATAAAACAGTAGGACACAAAAAAGCAGGTTTGGCTATTGTAGCAGTAATCACTTCATGTTTCTTTGCTGCTATTTCTGGATCAGGCCCTGCAACAGTAGCTGCTTTAGGAGCTATTCTTATTCCAGCTATGATTAAAAGTGGATACGATAAAGGTATGTCAGCTTCACTCCTGGCTACTTCAGGAGCTATTGGAATTATTATTCCTCCTAGTATCGCCTTTGTTGTATATGGTTCCATTGCCGAACAGTCTATTGGAAGATTGTTTATTGCAGGAATAACACCTGGATTATTAATAGGTGCTGCATTAATAATAGCTTCTCTTATTTTATGCCGAAAAATGCCTATTGAACAAAAAGAAAAAGCCCCAAAGGAAGAGGTATGGGAAGCTCTTAAAGACGCTTTTTGGGGGCTAATGATGCCAGTCATTATTTTAGGTGGAATTTATGGTGGAATTTTTACACCAACAGAAGCAGCAGCTTTTTCGGCGGTATACGGTATTTTAGTTGGTATATTTGTTTATAAAAAGATCAATTTTAAGGGTTTTATAGATCTTTTAGTTGAATCCTCAGTTCAATCTGCAGTTGTTCTATTTATTGTAGCTAGTGCCAGTGTCTTTGCTTGGATCGTTACTACAGAAGGAATTGCTGACATGGCAGGAGAAGCTATTTTAACTTTCTCTGGAGGAAATAAATTCTTATTCTTACTTTTTGTTAACATTATTCTTTTAATAGCAGGGTGTTTTGTAGATGCGGTTTCAGCTTTCTATTTATTTGTTCCAATATTGTTACCAGTAGCCTTAGAGTTAGGCTATGATCCAGTTGCCTTTGGTGTTTTAATGACAGTTAACCTAGCTATTGGACAAGTAACACCTCCTGTAGGGGTAAACCTATATGTTGCTTCACCAATAGCAGGAATTAATTTAAAGGAAATTTCTAAGTCAGTTATGCCATTTATATTGGCAGCAATAGCAGTATTGTTATTGATAACTTATGTTCCTCAGGTGACACTTTTATTACCTAACTTAATGGGAGTTAAATGA
- a CDS encoding DUF2089 domain-containing protein has product MKNKILGQCPVCSHSLEVTKLHCTHCNTTIEGSFEPCKFCQLPLEYKHFIEVFIKNRGNIKEIEKELGVSYPTVRGKLESVITALGYSSKPISTINKKEILEKLSKGEITAEEAVSLLKE; this is encoded by the coding sequence ATGAAAAATAAAATATTAGGACAATGCCCGGTATGTAGTCATTCATTAGAAGTTACTAAGCTTCACTGTACACATTGCAATACAACAATTGAAGGAAGCTTCGAGCCTTGTAAGTTTTGTCAGCTTCCATTAGAGTATAAACACTTTATTGAGGTATTTATAAAAAACAGAGGAAACATTAAGGAAATTGAAAAGGAATTAGGAGTTTCTTACCCAACTGTTAGAGGTAAGCTAGAAAGTGTTATTACTGCCTTAGGATATTCATCAAAACCGATATCTACCATCAATAAAAAAGAAATATTAGAGAAACTAAGTAAAGGTGAAATTACTGCCGAAGAGGCTGTAAGTCTATTAAAAGAGTAA
- the yedF gene encoding sulfurtransferase-like selenium metabolism protein YedF: MNKEVDARGMNCPMPVIHTKKALESINSGKVTTIVDNEVAKENVSKLAKSMDLKIDIKQNQGNYYIDIFKNQQTGVVGVEALDIKYGTNNKKDLVILISKNSLGEGSEELGILLMKSYLYALTEVTPYPKSVLLLNGGVKLATEDSEVVEHLRNLESNGVEVLSCGTCLDYFKIKDKLAVGGISNMYTIVERLNNASNTIKL, encoded by the coding sequence ATGAACAAGGAAGTAGACGCAAGAGGAATGAATTGCCCTATGCCAGTAATCCATACTAAAAAAGCTTTAGAGTCTATAAACAGTGGCAAGGTTACTACTATTGTAGATAACGAAGTTGCAAAAGAAAATGTATCAAAGCTTGCCAAAAGTATGGATCTTAAGATTGATATTAAACAAAATCAAGGAAATTATTATATTGATATTTTTAAGAATCAACAAACAGGTGTAGTAGGAGTAGAAGCATTAGATATTAAATATGGTACAAATAATAAAAAAGATTTAGTTATTTTAATTTCAAAGAATAGTTTAGGAGAAGGATCAGAAGAATTAGGTATACTTCTGATGAAAAGCTATTTATACGCACTAACCGAAGTGACTCCATATCCTAAAAGTGTACTTCTTTTAAATGGTGGTGTTAAACTAGCAACCGAAGATTCTGAAGTAGTGGAGCATCTTAGAAACTTGGAGTCTAATGGTGTTGAGGTTTTATCCTGTGGGACTTGCCTTGACTACTTTAAGATAAAAGATAAATTAGCCGTGGGTGGAATAAGTAATATGTACACTATTGTAGAAAGATTAAATAATGCTAGCAATACGATAAAACTGTAG
- a CDS encoding PPC domain-containing DNA-binding protein: MKKTQTIVLNESKTVVGRILPGVDLMEGIHQMCKENNIQFGVVGAVLGSLSRGCIVYAIPDEDNSMGIGYSEPTHFDGPLELLCCQGIVGKDEDGKFQIHLHGLMGDKNLRIIGGHFVPNENKILATAEVMIQAVEEAEFIRKYDKETGFSLFHFIQR; this comes from the coding sequence ATGAAAAAAACACAAACTATTGTGCTTAATGAAAGCAAAACAGTTGTAGGCAGAATTCTTCCTGGAGTAGATTTAATGGAAGGAATCCACCAAATGTGCAAGGAAAACAACATTCAATTTGGTGTTGTTGGAGCGGTATTAGGGAGTTTGTCCAGAGGATGCATTGTATATGCTATTCCTGATGAAGACAATAGTATGGGAATTGGCTACAGCGAACCTACGCATTTCGATGGACCTTTGGAGTTGTTATGTTGTCAAGGAATTGTAGGGAAAGATGAAGATGGTAAATTCCAAATTCATCTCCATGGGTTGATGGGAGATAAAAACCTACGAATAATAGGGGGACATTTCGTCCCTAATGAAAATAAAATATTAGCTACGGCAGAAGTAATGATACAGGCAGTAGAAGAAGCCGAATTTATTCGTAAGTACGATAAAGAAACAGGTTTTTCATTATTTCACTTTATTCAAAGATAA
- a CDS encoding DctP family TRAP transporter solute-binding subunit, producing the protein MFKKIIAVATSMVLVGSLLVGCGGKTASSGGGGKKDKVRLKMSVTGSDSSTWTKGAQKFAELVKEKTNGEVEIKVYPNEQLSGGNQGKGIEMLRNGATDLSFHSNIIYSIMDERFGVISLPWLLPDYETVDAKLNGKGGEAINEILDEIGVVGLGFGENGFRQLTNTKKAVNTPEDISGLKIRVPGIKMYISLYKALGADPIAMNFSEVFTALQQKAIDGQENPTDIITSSKIYEVQDHLSVWNYSYDSIILGMNKAKFESLKPEHQEAIKEAAIEACDYQVEINRQAEDEQLKMFEERGMTITTVTKENIEAFKQKVSSVYTEYEPIMGKELIDAFR; encoded by the coding sequence ATGTTTAAAAAAATAATTGCTGTTGCAACTTCTATGGTGTTAGTAGGCTCATTACTTGTTGGCTGTGGAGGAAAGACTGCTAGTTCTGGAGGCGGAGGAAAAAAGGACAAAGTAAGACTAAAAATGAGTGTTACTGGTTCTGACAGTTCTACTTGGACAAAGGGAGCACAAAAATTTGCCGAGCTAGTAAAAGAGAAGACTAATGGAGAAGTAGAAATTAAAGTATATCCAAATGAGCAGCTTTCTGGTGGTAACCAAGGAAAAGGAATTGAAATGCTTAGAAATGGCGCTACAGATCTTAGCTTTCACTCTAATATTATCTATTCTATTATGGATGAGCGTTTTGGTGTAATCAGTTTGCCATGGCTTTTACCCGATTATGAAACTGTAGATGCAAAGCTTAATGGAAAAGGTGGAGAAGCTATAAACGAAATATTAGATGAAATTGGTGTTGTAGGTCTTGGTTTTGGAGAAAACGGGTTTAGACAGCTAACGAACACTAAAAAAGCAGTTAATACACCCGAAGATATAAGCGGTCTTAAAATAAGAGTACCTGGCATTAAAATGTATATTTCTCTGTATAAAGCATTAGGTGCAGACCCAATAGCTATGAACTTCTCCGAAGTATTTACAGCTTTACAGCAAAAAGCAATTGACGGTCAAGAAAACCCAACAGATATTATTACTTCATCAAAAATCTATGAAGTTCAAGATCATTTATCAGTATGGAATTACTCCTATGATTCAATTATTTTAGGAATGAACAAGGCAAAATTTGAATCCTTAAAACCAGAACATCAGGAGGCTATTAAAGAAGCTGCTATAGAAGCTTGTGATTATCAAGTGGAAATTAATAGACAAGCTGAAGATGAGCAACTAAAGATGTTCGAAGAAAGAGGAATGACAATTACAACAGTTACAAAAGAAAACATAGAAGCTTTCAAACAAAAAGTAAGCTCAGTATATACAGAATATGAACCAATCATGGGAAAAGAACTCATAGACGCCTTTAGATAA
- the lpdA gene encoding dihydrolipoyl dehydrogenase, which translates to MAINIVMPKLGLTMSEGTIIKWHKNEGDMVKKGDSLFDVETDKITNTIEAKEEGILAKILIGNGKSALVTAPVAILSDEGEDISSFVKEEKPLEKDIKVAVHQSETNEDGKKKVVVIGGGPGGYVAAIRAAQLGAQVTLVDKGSLGGTCLNVGCIPTKVLLHTAEIYQEVLHGKDIGIQIEGNVKVDWASLQQRKENIISHLVGGVTGLLAANGVEVVIGTASFIDRHQIKVTKEDGSSITINGDDFIIASGSEPFIPPIPGVELEGVLDSTGALNLDALPEDIIIVGGGVIGTEFATLFNSLGVKVTVVEMLPYILPPIDREVAAAVEENMIGTGIDIFTSAKVTTIEKDGEKLKVSISLDREDKVVKADKVLMSVGRRGVTRGLNLEAVNIRLDRGAIYVDNGMRTNIEGIYAIGDVTGKNMLAHVASDQGIVAAENIMGIDSAMKYDAIPACVYTKPEIASVGMTEEEAKKKGINYEVGIFPLVNNGKTLIMKEVENTMIKIITDKKYDEIIGVHIYGPRATDLITEGTLALRLEATVDELITTVHAHPTVGEAMKEAALAVKNIAIHAVNK; encoded by the coding sequence ATGGCAATAAATATAGTAATGCCTAAGTTAGGACTAACAATGTCAGAAGGTACTATTATAAAATGGCATAAAAATGAAGGTGATATGGTTAAAAAGGGAGATTCTTTATTTGATGTAGAAACAGATAAAATCACTAATACTATAGAGGCAAAAGAAGAAGGAATTTTAGCCAAAATCTTAATAGGAAATGGGAAAAGTGCTCTTGTAACAGCACCAGTTGCCATATTATCTGATGAAGGAGAAGATATTTCATCTTTTGTTAAAGAAGAAAAGCCATTAGAAAAAGATATAAAAGTAGCAGTTCATCAGTCAGAGACCAATGAAGATGGTAAGAAAAAAGTTGTAGTTATAGGAGGAGGCCCTGGTGGATATGTGGCTGCAATTCGTGCGGCACAGTTAGGTGCACAAGTAACCTTAGTAGATAAAGGCTCTTTAGGAGGAACCTGTCTTAATGTAGGTTGTATACCTACTAAGGTACTTCTTCATACTGCAGAAATTTATCAAGAAGTTCTACACGGAAAAGATATAGGTATTCAAATAGAAGGAAATGTAAAGGTAGATTGGGCAAGTCTACAACAGAGAAAAGAAAATATTATATCCCATTTAGTCGGTGGAGTAACAGGCTTATTAGCTGCTAATGGAGTAGAAGTAGTTATTGGTACTGCTTCTTTTATAGATAGACATCAGATTAAAGTTACAAAGGAAGACGGTAGCAGTATAACCATTAATGGTGATGATTTTATTATTGCTTCTGGTTCAGAGCCATTTATTCCTCCTATTCCAGGAGTTGAGTTAGAAGGAGTACTAGATAGTACGGGGGCACTTAATTTAGATGCATTACCAGAGGATATCATCATAGTAGGTGGCGGTGTTATTGGAACAGAGTTTGCTACTTTGTTCAATAGCTTAGGTGTAAAGGTAACTGTAGTAGAAATGCTCCCTTACATTCTCCCTCCTATTGATAGAGAAGTTGCTGCTGCAGTCGAGGAAAATATGATAGGCACTGGTATTGATATTTTCACATCAGCAAAAGTAACAACAATTGAAAAAGATGGAGAAAAATTAAAAGTATCCATTTCTCTAGATAGAGAAGATAAGGTAGTAAAGGCAGACAAAGTTCTTATGTCCGTGGGTAGACGTGGTGTTACAAGAGGATTGAATTTAGAAGCTGTTAATATTCGCTTAGATCGTGGCGCTATCTATGTAGACAATGGTATGAGAACTAATATAGAGGGTATCTATGCTATAGGAGATGTAACAGGCAAAAATATGTTAGCCCATGTAGCTTCAGATCAAGGAATTGTGGCAGCGGAAAACATTATGGGTATTGATAGTGCTATGAAGTATGATGCCATCCCTGCCTGTGTTTATACAAAGCCAGAAATTGCTTCTGTAGGAATGACAGAGGAAGAGGCCAAAAAGAAAGGCATTAATTACGAAGTAGGTATTTTTCCATTAGTTAACAATGGAAAAACCTTAATTATGAAAGAAGTAGAAAATACAATGATCAAAATTATTACTGATAAAAAATATGATGAGATCATTGGGGTACACATTTATGGTCCTAGGGCTACAGATTTAATTACAGAAGGTACATTAGCTCTTAGACTAGAAGCTACTGTGGATGAATTAATTACTACAGTACATGCCCATCCAACAGTAGGGGAAGCTATGAAAGAAGCAGCTCTTGCTGTAAAAAATATAGCTATACATGCAGTAAATAAATAG
- a CDS encoding DUF4097 family beta strand repeat-containing protein, whose translation MGEERLIILKLLEQGKITEPEAEQLLDALGDMEYDQATQEASNTFNPSKVNLSKDKDNTYTKHENRENQFNAGKSRDFEEILESIGKRFETIGEQLEDKMDVFGEQFGKKMVNLGSIFAEKSINFAEKIIDVVDKAVDSDTFINVDLFGSNKCYEEIIEKKLSDIDQVSLQFEAYNGNISIARWNEPIIKVIAYISTKEGKYDANKPILDLREDGNILCFYPKEIEGIGIRLKIMIPDQTYNLVKAQSKNGSITVENLNCNKLFLQTKNGSITLNHVETKEDTSCTTTNSKIIVEGCKAQNLLAATKNGKIVIDNSSIKRIEGLTSNSKITIKDIEYNQLQSLSLKTTNSKIEVIGSLPKNAGVQFDASTTHGNINIGLPVVYVENIQNYSNHRVTARTSAFDTCETIAHIKAYTTNSTIYLF comes from the coding sequence ATGGGAGAAGAAAGATTAATAATTTTAAAACTTTTAGAACAGGGAAAAATTACAGAACCTGAAGCAGAGCAACTATTGGATGCTCTAGGAGATATGGAATATGATCAAGCTACACAGGAAGCATCTAACACCTTTAATCCGTCTAAGGTAAATCTTTCTAAAGATAAAGATAATACATATACCAAACACGAAAACAGAGAAAACCAATTCAATGCTGGTAAAAGTAGAGATTTCGAAGAAATTCTTGAGTCTATAGGAAAAAGATTCGAAACGATAGGTGAACAATTAGAAGATAAAATGGATGTTTTTGGTGAACAATTTGGTAAAAAAATGGTTAACTTAGGGTCTATATTTGCTGAAAAATCAATAAATTTTGCTGAAAAAATTATAGATGTTGTAGACAAAGCGGTAGATTCCGATACATTTATTAATGTGGATTTATTTGGATCTAATAAATGCTATGAGGAAATAATAGAAAAAAAATTAAGTGACATTGACCAAGTATCTTTACAATTTGAAGCCTACAACGGTAACATTTCAATTGCCAGATGGAATGAACCTATAATTAAGGTGATTGCTTATATCTCCACTAAAGAAGGTAAGTACGATGCTAATAAACCAATATTAGATTTAAGAGAAGATGGCAATATTCTTTGTTTCTACCCTAAAGAAATCGAGGGTATTGGTATTAGATTAAAGATCATGATACCTGACCAAACCTACAATCTAGTAAAAGCACAAAGTAAAAATGGTTCCATTACAGTTGAAAATTTAAATTGCAACAAGCTATTTTTGCAAACTAAAAATGGCAGTATAACACTAAATCATGTAGAGACAAAAGAGGATACTAGTTGCACAACAACAAACAGCAAAATAATCGTAGAAGGCTGTAAGGCGCAAAATTTGCTAGCAGCTACAAAAAACGGAAAAATAGTTATAGATAATAGTAGTATAAAAAGAATCGAAGGCCTTACATCCAATAGTAAAATTACAATAAAAGATATTGAATATAACCAATTACAATCTCTAAGTTTGAAAACGACCAACTCTAAAATAGAAGTTATTGGGTCTCTTCCTAAAAATGCTGGAGTCCAATTTGATGCAAGTACTACCCATGGAAATATTAATATTGGCTTGCCAGTAGTTTATGTTGAGAATATACAAAACTACTCTAATCATAGGGTTACTGCACGAACATCCGCCTTTGATACATGTGAAACTATAGCTCATATTAAGGCATATACAACTAATAGTACTATTTATCTTTTTTAA